ACACCAATATAGGTAGCTAAAATCAATAATGAAACTATTACAATAACGGTTGAATCAATAAGTTCCTTCCTTGTTGTCCATGACACCTTTTTCAGCTCATCGACTACTTCCGTTAAAAAAGTAACAACTTTATTTGCCATACTTTCAACCCAACTTTCCGTATTCTTTCTCAGCAAAGATTGCTGCCAAAAACTTCAGGCCAGGAGGGACTTGAACCCCCAACATCCGGTTTTGGAGACCGGCGCTCTACCAATTAGAGCTACTGGCCTATAGTCCGCATGGCCAGAATGTTCAAGCAGGTCTCCCCACGCTTCTTTTC
The genomic region above belongs to Candidatus Ancaeobacter aquaticus and contains:
- the secE gene encoding preprotein translocase subunit SecE, with translation MANKVVTFLTEVVDELKKVSWTTRKELIDSTVIVIVSLLILATYIGVVDWALAGIIRKIVSL